In Candidatus Poribacteria bacterium, the following are encoded in one genomic region:
- a CDS encoding DUF58 domain-containing protein has translation MKEKDILKKIQRIEIFTNRLVNTVFAGEYESVFKGQGITFDEVREYQVGDEIRTIDWNVTARMGQAYIKQYVEERELVMMLVVDMSASTRFGSIVETKAEIAAEIAALLAFSAIKNNDKVGLICFTDTVEHFVAPRKGKRHVLRVVRDILHFQPKQRGTNIETALAFVDRVLKPHSVVFLISDFKDTGYEKQLRLSSKRHSLTAITLQDRREVELPDVGLIELEDAESGETVIIDTRSAEARRLYTECNQRADAERRQVFRANQVDSIHIRTDEPYVKPLIQFFRQRTTRR, from the coding sequence GTGAAGGAAAAAGATATCCTCAAAAAAATCCAACGCATTGAAATATTTACCAATCGGCTCGTAAACACTGTCTTTGCTGGGGAGTATGAAAGCGTCTTCAAGGGACAGGGGATTACCTTCGATGAGGTGCGGGAGTATCAGGTAGGCGATGAAATCCGGACGATCGATTGGAATGTCACCGCACGCATGGGGCAGGCTTACATCAAGCAGTACGTGGAAGAACGCGAACTCGTCATGATGTTGGTTGTGGATATGAGCGCCTCGACCCGTTTCGGCAGTATTGTTGAGACGAAGGCAGAAATCGCTGCCGAGATTGCCGCGCTCCTCGCCTTTTCTGCCATCAAAAACAACGACAAAGTTGGGCTGATCTGTTTTACAGATACCGTTGAACATTTCGTCGCGCCACGCAAGGGGAAAAGGCACGTCTTACGGGTCGTTCGGGATATCCTCCATTTTCAGCCGAAACAGCGGGGGACTAATATTGAAACAGCACTGGCGTTCGTCGACCGGGTGCTCAAGCCGCACAGCGTTGTATTTCTCATCTCGGATTTCAAAGATACGGGGTATGAAAAGCAGTTACGTTTGAGCAGTAAGCGGCATTCGCTGACTGCTATTACCTTACAGGACAGGCGTGAGGTGGAATTGCCGGATGTCGGACTCATAGAACTGGAGGATGCTGAGAGCGGAGAGACGGTCATTATTGATACACGCTCTGCGGAAGCGCGACGCCTCTATACAGAATGCAATCAGCGAGCAGATGCGGAACGTCGACAGGTCTTCCGAGCAAATCAAGTGGATTCCATTCATATCAGAACAGATGAACCGTACGTGAAACCGCTTATCCAATTTTTCCGTCAGCGCACCACCCGACGCTAA